The genomic window tttattcttttccttaacTGGGTTAAATGGTAATACAAATATTATGAGGCTGCCTTAAGATTCTCACATGTTATACTTAAAATGTCCCAAACTTTACAGAAAACCACACATGACCTACTCTCTTTCATAATTCATAATACAGAACCTCAGCTTTCATGGTACATGTTTTGAAGTGACTCCTCTCTATGACCATTACTAATACAGATTGAAAAAGGCTAGCTCCAGTTGGAGATAATTGCAACAGTAATACCAGCCAGGCTCTCAGGTAAAAAATAAACCaccagaaggaagaggggaaaaaactaaaaccccaaaaacagaacaaaagactagagagagagaaggaatgtttGTTTATATTGTTTCCAACTGGCAGCAACCAGAGCCAGAAAGCCGGCCATGCTGAGTCCTTAGCAAGGGCACGCTATCCTGGCTAGGGCTCgtgaaattataatatttaaggATAACAATTTTACATGAAGTACCAAAGTTTtaagtaggaaaagaaagaaagaaagagagagagagagaggaaggaaggaaggaaggaagggagggaggaagggagggagagaaagaaaagaaaaggtgcaAAACAGGAACTTCAAGCCTTCTGTGACAACCAGAGCCTGCAGCCTCCAGAGACTGGAGAGTGAGACCAGGATGTGGAGACAAGACAGAGCCCCACAGCCTTGCTCAAAGACTGTAGGTCCAGTTTCTCACCCCAGCACTCCCGCCACAAGGCACAACTTGGAAGTTGGTAAAGAGGTGGGGCGGCGGGGGAGCatcatttaaaaagatgttacaGAGGATGTAAACATTATCCTGAACTTATGGCAACCACCAGAGAAGCCCTGTGTGGGCGCAGGCTCCCGGGGGTGCTGTCACTGTCATTCAGAACAGGGAGGAAGATTTATCCAACCTGAGGAAAAACCAGAGCATTCCTTTAAAGTGCAGCCCTGGAAAGACTCACAGGACAGCACATCCGCCACCTTATCCGTAATCAGGCCTGGCTCCAGCCCGGGCAGGCTGCATCTGCTCGTGGGACAGAAGCAGAAGCCATGTCAGCAACACTGGGACTTGCTCTCTGCGGTCAAGGTCTCCTGATCCAGTTTAACTTTGTCCTTGTCGTTTTCTTCATTAGGAAAGCTTTGGTGGTTTGCAAGAATATTCTCCACGAGGAACCGGGCTGCTTCATCGATGTTTATGTTATCCTGTAATGCAGAAGTGATGACCAGGATGAATTCCAAGGATTCATGCTTAGAAGAAGGCATGAAGAGTGGTAATGGGGCGAGCGCAGTTTGTCAGAGGGGGCAGTTTGTTAGAGGGGACATTAGAATACACAGGCTACCATCTTCACCCTCACTCCAGGGTATACACACCCTCAGAGTTTAATGCCATCCAGTAACATGGATATAGAACTTTCTTCTTTTCACAAAGGATTCCCCTTCCTGATGTTCCTATTTCAAACTTTTTGTCCCTGGGGTTCAGTGAACTATCTTAATGGTTGAAAAGGAATTGTCATCCCTTGCTGGGTTGCCACTCCCATAAATGAAAGCACTAAGACAAAAAAGTTCTTGCCTTTAAACATTTAAGGTCAAGCATTCAGGATACATTATGAAGAGGAATGTCAATGGGCTCACACATTAAAATACGAAAAATTCATCATGTCATTTCCCCTGAGTACAGATTATTACTTCTAGTTGTCATGTGTAAATTAATTTCCTTAGTTTCTGAAACAATGTTGTAGGTGTGATATCCATTAAAAAATACCCTAAGGAGTCACTAGCTATCACAACATTTGTGTGACAGATTCAGCTGTCATTAAATACACGAGTAACACATAGCAaaacctgggtttttttttttttaatatttaacttttcatttctaaataattttggaTTGGCAAAAACAttgtaataataacaaaaattccTACATACCTTTCACTCATATTCCTAAAGTATTAACATCTTGGATAACCAGATTTCCAGATAAAATCAGGAAATTCGATAATAGTGTCAGCACTGATTATGAACCTTATTCAAATGTCCCCATTGTCTCAGTGTCCTATGTGTGATCCAGGTGACTGGCTATATTTCATGCTCATGTCTTCTTGGTCTCCTTTAACCTGGGACAGTTCTTCAGTCAtcttgtctttcatgaccttgacactcTTGGAGTGTACTGGCCAGAAAATATCCCTCAATTTGGGCTTGTTTGATGTTTCCATATCATTGAACTCAAGTTATACATTTTTGACAGGAGTAAGTGATGTGTCTCTCTCAGCATCCGAGAGGCACACTTGTTTAAAAAGTCATGTCTGTCAGGCTTCTCCACTGAATAGTCACTATTTCTCTTTTGTACTTAGTAAACTCAAATATGGAAATACCCTATTGTTCATCATAGTTTTTCTCATTAACTTCAACATCAATTTATTCTTCCCTAAAACAGCTATTTCCATGGTGGTTAAAGGTGACTGACTGCATCCATCATTCCTTTTAGTTGGAGTTCTACTGTTAGGAAGAGTTTTTTGTTGGTTTACTCTTATCGTGGattattcctttattcctttattctatGGATTAGATCCACTGCAACAGTCATTTACTTTGCTGCTCAAATTGTCTTGGATCTTTGGAGCTCCTATTAAGtagggtcttattttttttttgaccggtctccatcattttctgtttccttagtTTCCAGCACCACAAAATATCCCTATCGTATCTTTACTTTCCTTGTCCCACCAATCCTGGAAGCCATAATTTCTCCATGAAACCCCTGTTCTTTTTACAGGAgaacagtatttaaaaaacaagttctgggggcacctgggatgctcagttggttaactgtatGACTCTTAttttggctcaaggtcatgatctctgggcagtgagatcgagccccacatcgggttctgtgctcagtggggagtctgctggagagtctctccctctgccccttccccagctcatgctatctctaaaataaataaagtcttgtaaaaaatagtaaaaaataaagaacaaattcTGGGGACTAGGAAGCTCACTGGATCTGTGGTATCATTGCTCCTAAGCAAGGAGAACTAGTAAATACACATACGCCTCCACAGACTCATAGACATCAATTTCTACATTTATCTctttatacatatgtgtgtatataatagacacatatgtatacacacatatacacatgtgtctatagacacaaacacagaaacaTACATATTTCTACAGGCATATAAATCATTAAGATCATATCAATCTCTCCAATTTCAGTCTAACAACATTAGGTTTATTCTAGTTGTCTTCCTTATCCTTCGTACTTTCTCAGACAGTGAGAAACCTACACTTGGACTATTCATTCAGGTATCTGTtccagcacatttttttttttaacctccactCCCAAGATAAGTATTAACTTTAATTAAAGTATTGATCTTGGAATGTCCAAATGTCAATGCCCCCACCATTCCCATTATCTCAAAGAATTATAATGCTCTCTAACTGCATTTAGTAGCAATTGATTAGGAACTGAAATTCCCATATTGTAATTAGTAACACATTTTGTATAAGAAATCCATTATTTGCCATAAAGGTGAAAGATGAAGTTCATGAATTCAAGTCTGTCTTTTGGCTGTGTTCCCATTAAAATTCAGATCACTGCAATTCAAGCAGAAATCAGCTGTCAAGTCAGCTGCCGGCTGGCTCTGAAATACGGGCATTAGTGACACTAGGGCAGTACTTTAAGTCTTAACTACAATTTTAACCTAAATTTCATATTACTGTTATCCTCTTGGAAATCCCTGGTTTACTACTAAGGACATTCTGCAAAAGGTGTTGCCAATGTATTTGTAGGAAAGCACAGAACAGACCTGAAACATCTATTAATCAATGTTTTCCTTCTCCACTCCACATGTAACCAGGTCTATAAATGTAACAATGCTGATGACTTACAATCCCAAGCTACACGCCACATAACACTATTGTTTCTGGGGATGAATTTGGATTTATTACctgaataattaattaaataaaacttggAGAAGAAATTTCATCTGTAATACGCGCATCTCTTCCCATAAATCCCATGTTCTAATAAACATTGCACATACCACTGATTATTGCCTAACAAAGCTGGGAAGTCAAGCAAATCACCTGACAGACCTGCCAAAGACAAGAGACCAAACGTGTGGCTTCCAGGACATGTGCCTCCATGAGAAAAGCCTCCCCTTCtgccatttcttccttcctgcctgggtAAGTGCTCACACAGCAACTTTCTTCTGACACCACTTTTTATGCATGAAACTAAATCTTAAGATtctagaatgtatttatttaaacaaataaccTTTAGCTTAAGAGTAaaaacttctggggcacctgggtggctcagtgggttaaagcctctgccttcggctccggtcatgattccagggtcctgggatcgagccccacatcaggctctgtgctcagcagggagcctgcttcctcctctctctctctgcctgcctctctgcctacttgtgatctgtctgtcaagtaaataaataaaatctttaaaaaaaaaaaaaagagtaaaaacttctgggggcacctgggtggctcagtgggttaaagcctctgccttcagctcagatcatgatcccaggatcctgggatcgagccccgcattgggctctctgctcagtggggagcctgcttctccctctctctctgcctgcctctctgcctccttgtgatttctgtctgtcaaataaataaataaaatctttaaaaaaaaataaaaaaataaagagtaaaaactTCTGGTTCCAGCAGACACTAGTTTTTCGGATGACAACAACATCACTCAGTTATCTCCAGAACAGCTTTTCTGTGCAGGCTCTCATAGATTTGCTTTCCTTATTCTGATCATCAATGGCATCAAATGATCTTCTACTTTCAGTGTGGATTTCTGGTAAAACTAAAAGTAACCTAGTGGTAAGTAGGTAATCTGACCAGTAGATAAATCTGGTCACATTTGTTAACTAAGAggaaaaggctttttaaaaaatatatacatacaaaaaatcCACAGAGGGCATCCCAAATGCTGGCACTGTGTTAAGATACACAATCTTAGGGTTTCGACTTTGTCATTACAGAATTTCTCCAACATTTCATCATTCTGACATCAGTCCGATAGTTATTGACCTCTAATGTGAAATATCCAAAGCATGTAAACAAATTCCCTCCCCACTTAGTATTTTGTACTTGCGATTTTCACTTTTACTTTCTTGTATATCTAGGCTGGCAAGATTTTTAACAActtaagtgtttttgtttttcttcataaaacaCTGTATCCCAtaatagatgaaagaaaaaaattctccctcCACTCTTCATGACGCATGTCACAAGTGCTGATACTTGCCTCTTGTTCAAATTCTTTCACATTTCTTTCAAATTTCTATACACAATCTGAAACTCTTCAAACACCATGTGAATACATCTCTGACACTTTCAGTGTCCATTTCTGTTAGTACTGCCCATGACCTACACACTGACCAGTGTCATCTATGTCCCTAGATTTCGTGAAGCCTTCAGTAAAAATCAAAAATGCTTGTGTTTGACAAGATACTTTATCCCCCCCATGAACTCCAGTTGCTGAAGTGCTTTATTTAAAGGCTCAAACTCCGAGAACATCATTGTTCTTTGCTCTAAATAATAGCTAACTTTTATCTTGATGGAAAACCTTCTATTCTATTCACTTCCACATCAGCCAATTTTGAAAGCATTCCTGCTGCCCGCTCAAAGAAGCTATAACAAATCCATGCTATACTTTGCTTTTTTCTAGGCTCCCAAAAACTGCACACATAAACTCATCTAAACATTTTATAGTTACAGCTCAGATTTACGAGTGAAGAGCAGAGCAGACACAAACACAAAGAAGACCTTACCTTTGCAGATGTTTCAAACCATCCAGTGAAACCATGTTCTTTGCAGAATTGGTCCATCTGGGGAGGATTCTGGCCGCCATCCTTTTTTTGGTCACACTTATTAGCTAAGAGGACAGCAGGAATAGGGCTGCCATTTGGAAGGTGGACTTTACTATCCAGATCACTTTTCCATTTTAAGACGGCCTCAAACGTGGAACCTCTCGATATATCAAAGACTACAAAAGCACCAACAGCTTCTTTGTAGTATACCCGGGTCATGTTGCCGAATCGCTCCtgccctaaaaataaatataataagagaTTAAGAGCTCATCATTCAGCAGAGTCTATATTTAGATATAACCCCTCTGACCCTAAGAATAATTCTATAAACACATGTCTCCCATTCCGAGGCAAAGAAAACTGGTGGGATAAAGGATGTACAGAAGCACGTGGCTGATCATGGGGTCTGAGTACACAGTTAACTAGCTTTATGTTCTGTGCGTGTCCAACACATGCTCCATAACCATCCAGATAGATGACAGTGCTTAAAGCTACAGAGCCATCCTTCCCCCGATTCCCTGCCGCCCTCCCTCTGGTCTAAGAGAAGAGGTactagaggaaaaaagaaagctggtagtggagggggagaagagacaagaatagaagaaaatgaagctTGCAGGAAGAAGATAAGTATGGTGGGTAAAATGCAGTCAAAAGACTAGGACTAGCTATGAGATAAAGGGGCTTATCCTTCCTCCCCATCTTTAGCCCACACCCACTTTTGCCTCTGCATGCAAGATTGCTCTCCTCTAAGAAGGCAGATACTTGCAAACCTACTAACAAAAAGTGGCCCATGTGGCCGTGTGATTTAAAGAAGGAGCAACTGTAGAGCTCTTCAACtatcatacttttaaaataatttaacatgtTAAATACTTTGGGGAACATTCTACTGCTTCATGTATCTCCTTTCTGTCTGGTATTGCTCTTTGACGCAGGAGGGACCCTAATCTTCAGCTGACAGAAAAAAAACCATGCTGAGAGCTGCTTGGGCAGGATGACAGTGGCCCTGACAACAGAACTACGGGACCAGAACCCAGG from Meles meles chromosome 5, mMelMel3.1 paternal haplotype, whole genome shotgun sequence includes these protein-coding regions:
- the RAB32 gene encoding ras-related protein Rab-32, translating into MAGGGPGDPGQGAAGAAAPETREHLFKVLVIGELGVGKTSIIKRYVHQLFSQHYRATIGVDFALKVLNWDNRTLVRLQLWDIAGQERFGNMTRVYYKEAVGAFVVFDISRGSTFEAVLKWKSDLDSKVHLPNGSPIPAVLLANKCDQKKDGGQNPPQMDQFCKEHGFTGWFETSAKDNINIDEAARFLVENILANHQSFPNEENDKDKVKLDQETLTAESKSQCC